In Triticum urartu cultivar G1812 chromosome 6, Tu2.1, whole genome shotgun sequence, the following proteins share a genomic window:
- the LOC125514280 gene encoding tubby-like F-box protein 5, which produces MSLKSIVRELKEMRDGIGSMSRRGGVTDGRAGHGHGRGGSRHSWPSLWPEPQPQPPRPGQEPQQQGQWANLPPELLIDVIQRVEASEVAWPARRHVVACAAVCRSWREVTKDVVKTLEECSRITFPISLKQPGPRDSPVQCFVRRDRATSTYLLYLGLSPSLHGENDKLLLAARKIRRAARTSFVISLMSDDFSHSSSTYVGKLKPNFLGTKFTIFDSQPPCDAAVLPNNKPSKRHSKQVSPRLPLGNYNVATVSYELTVLRNRGPRRMQCTMHSIPAVCIQEGGKAPTPTGMVHSLDEQVSTLSTSGKGKVPNIEFSSTSLSADLSGPISTSEAPLLLKNKAPRWHEQLQCWCLNFRGRVTVASVKNFQLVASVDPSLGVPAAEQEKVILQFGKIGKDIFTMDYRYPLSAFQAFAICLTSFDTKPACE; this is translated from the exons ATGTCTTTGAAGAGCATCGTGCGGGAGCTCAAGGAGATGAGGGACGGCATCGGGAGCATGTCCAGGCGCGGCGGCGTCACCGACGGGCGCGCCGGCCACGGCCACGGCCGCGGGGGGTCGCGGCATTCTTGGCCCAGCCTGTGGCCGGAGCCCCAGCCGCAGCCGCCGCGGCCGGGCCAGGAGCCGCAGCAGCAGGGGCAGTGGGCGAACCTGCCGCCGGAGCTGCTCATCGACGTGATACAGAGGGTGGAGGCCAGCGAGGTGGCCTGGCCGGCGCGGCGCCACGTCGTTGCCTGCGCCGCCGTCTGCCGGTCGTGGCGCGAGGTCACCAAGGATGTGGTGAAGACCCTCGAGGAGTGCAGCAGGATCACCTTCCCCATCTCCCTAAAGCAG CCGGGGCCTCGTGATTCTCCGGTGCAGTGCTTTGTGAGGAGGGACAGGGCGACGTCCACCTATCTCCTCTACTTGGGGCTCAGCCCAT CTCTGCATGGGGAAAATGACAAGCTTTTGCTTGCGGCCCGCAAGATCAGACGTGCAGCCAGAACTTCTTTTGTGATATCACTCATGTCTGATGATTTTTCTCATTCCAGCAGCACCTATGTTGGCAAACTGAA ACCAAACTTCCTTGGCACAAAGTTCACAATATTTGATAGCCAACCTCCTTGTGATGCTGCGGTGTTGCCTAACAACAAGCCAAGCAAAAGGCACTCGAAGCAAGTATCACCAAGACTGCCACTAGGCAATTACAATGTTGCGACCGTCTCATATGAGCTCACTGTCCTGCGCAATCGAGGACCAAGGAGAATGCAGTGCACCATGCACTCGATACCAGCCGTGTGCATTCAGGAAGGTGGCAAGGCCCCGACCCCTACTGGCATGGTCCACTCACTCGACGAACAAGTGTCTACCTTATCAACTAGTGGCAAAGGAAAGGTACCAAACATCGAATTCTCGTCAACAAGCCTCAGCGCTGATTTATCCGGACCGATCTCCACCAGCGAAGCGCCTCTGCTTCTGAAGAATAAAGCTCCCCGCTGGCACGAGCAGCTGCAGTGCTGGTGCCTCAACTTCCGAGGGCGTGTCACCGTAGCATCGGTCAAGAACTTCCAGCTCGTTGCCTCGGTTGACCCCTCCCTGGGCGTCCCAGCGGCGGAGCAGGAAAAGGTGATCCTCCAGTTTGGGAAGATCGGGAAAGACATATTCACAATGGATTATAGATACCCGCTGTCGGCGTTCCAGGCCTTTGCGATCTGCCTGACTAGCTTCGACACGAAACCGGCCTGCGAATAG
- the LOC125514282 gene encoding universal stress protein A-like protein gives METVEEDVEEYSWREVVLPRLIPVVPHAAPELERETGERRRGRDLLVAVDFGPNSRHAFRWALAHLARIADTLHLVHAVSSVQNDLVYNKSQELMDELAVEAFKESLVHTKARIVEGDAGKVICREAERLKPAAVVIGTRGRSLIQSVLQGSVSEYCFHNCKAAPVIIVPGKEAGEQSVL, from the exons ATGGAGACGgtggaggaggacgtggaggaGTACAGCTGGAGGGAGGTGGTGCTGCCGCGCCTCATCCCGGTGGTGCCCCACGCTGCGCCGGAGCTCGAGCGCGAGACCGGGGAGCGCCGCCGCGGCAGGGACCTGCTCGTCGCCGTCGACTTCGGCCCCAACTCCAGGCACGCCTTCCGCTGGGCGCTCGCCCACCTCGCGCGCATCGCCGACACCCTCCACCTCGTCCACGCCGTCTCCA GTGTGCAAAATGATCTGGTATACAACAAGAGCCAGGAACTGATGGATGAGTTGGCCGTCGAGGCATTCAAGGAGTCACTG GTCCATACCAAGGCACGGATTGTTGAAGGGGATGCCGGAAAGGTTATTTGCCGAGAAGCAGAGCGATTGAAGCCAGCAGCCGTCGTTATTGGCACACGTGGTCGAAGTCTTATTCAGAG TGTGTTGCAGGGAAGTGTCAGTGAGTATTGCTTCCACAACTGTAAAGCAGCACCAGTTATCATTGTCCCAGGCAAAG AAGCTGGTGAACAGTCTGTGCTTTGA
- the LOC125514281 gene encoding transcription factor bHLH137-like isoform X1: MAHCGGGQAASVESHFQGLLDDDDKYRALCGAFGYLQQQEWPDLSGACYSAFGAPPPPGAATQATSNGAGNSFTCSGSASSGGGSAKRKPDAYVDAKDDCKRPRGKQQLCDPGEAGGAAKGRPEKPKACARKKPEPAAAGQKTDYIHVRARRGQATDSHSLAERVRRERISERMRYLQELVPGCDKVTGKAGMLDEIINYVQSLQKQVEFLSMKIAASNPVVNFNIVDDLFGGRRMNQACGPAAALPAMTLPMHQGQLDPSCLQMSSATMQQMQQPAAGFGLDMLVSSSYPAAQSAPPAAAATPVSMSASATASVDSCLDVNGAAAWDIASQHLFSGFDAQFQSVQSDCLLDNLKMEL, encoded by the exons atggcgcactgcggcgGCGGTCAGGCGGCGTCCGTGGAGAGCCATTTCCAGGGCCTGCTCGACGACGACGACAAGTACCGCGCATTGTGCGGCGCCTTCGGGTACCTGCAGCAGCAGGAGTGGCCGGACCTCAGCGGCGCGTGCTACTCGGCGTTcggcgcgccgccgccgccgggtgCAGCGACGCAAGCGACCAGCAACGGCGCCGGCAACTCCTTCACCTGCAGCGGTAGCGCCAGCAGCGGCGGCGGGTCCGCGAAGAGAAAACCTGACGCGTATGTGGACGCAAAG GACGACTGCAAGAGGCCGAGAGGGAAGCAGCAGCTGTGCGATCCTGGCGAGGCTGGAGGGGCGGCGAAAGGGAGGCCGGAGAAGCCCAAGGCGTGCGCCAGGAAGAAGCCGGAGCCGGCGGCCGCCGGCCAGAAGACCGACTACATCCACGTCCGGGCCCGGCGCGGGCAGGCCACGGACAGCCACAGCCTCGCCGAACGG GTGAGGCGGGAGCGGATCAGCGAGCGGATGAGGTACCTGCAGGAGCTGGTGCCCGGCTGCGACAAGGTCACCGGCAAGGCCGGCATGCTCGACGAGATCATCAACTACGTCCAGTCCCTGCAGAAGCAGGTCGAG TTCCTGTCCATGAAGATCGCCGCCTCCAACCCGGTGGTGAACTTCAACATCGTCGACGACCTCTTCGGCGGCAGGCGGATGAACCAGGCGTGCGGCCCCGCGGCGGCCCTGCCCGCCATGACGCTGCCGATGCACCAGGGGCAGCTGGACCCGTCCTGCCTTCAGATGAGCAGCGCTACCATGCAGCAGATGCAACAGCCGGCTGCTGGGTTCGGGCTGGACATGCTCGTCAGCAGCTCATACCCGGCGGCGCAGAGCGCGCCCCCGGCGGCGGCTGCCACGCCGGTGTCGATGTCGGCGTCGGCCACCGCGTCCGTCGATTCATGCCTCGAC GTGAACGGAGCTGCTGCTTGGGACATTGCGTCTCAGCATTTGTTCAGTGGGTTCGACGCACAGTTTCAGTCAGTTCAAA GTGACTGTTTGCTAGACAACCTCAAAATGGAATTGTAA
- the LOC125514281 gene encoding transcription factor bHLH137-like isoform X2 has translation MAHCGGGQAASVESHFQGLLDDDDKYRALCGAFGYLQQQEWPDLSGACYSAFGAPPPPGAATQATSNGAGNSFTCSGSASSGGGSAKRKPDAYVDAKDDCKRPRGKQQLCDPGEAGGAAKGRPEKPKACARKKPEPAAAGQKTDYIHVRARRGQATDSHSLAERVRRERISERMRYLQELVPGCDKVTGKAGMLDEIINYVQSLQKQVEFLSMKIAASNPVVNFNIVDDLFGGRRMNQACGPAAALPAMTLPMHQGQLDPSCLQMSSATMQQMQQPAAGFGLDMLVSSSYPAAQSAPPAAAATPVSMSASATASVDSCLDVNGAAAWDIASQHLFSGFDAQFQSVQSE, from the exons atggcgcactgcggcgGCGGTCAGGCGGCGTCCGTGGAGAGCCATTTCCAGGGCCTGCTCGACGACGACGACAAGTACCGCGCATTGTGCGGCGCCTTCGGGTACCTGCAGCAGCAGGAGTGGCCGGACCTCAGCGGCGCGTGCTACTCGGCGTTcggcgcgccgccgccgccgggtgCAGCGACGCAAGCGACCAGCAACGGCGCCGGCAACTCCTTCACCTGCAGCGGTAGCGCCAGCAGCGGCGGCGGGTCCGCGAAGAGAAAACCTGACGCGTATGTGGACGCAAAG GACGACTGCAAGAGGCCGAGAGGGAAGCAGCAGCTGTGCGATCCTGGCGAGGCTGGAGGGGCGGCGAAAGGGAGGCCGGAGAAGCCCAAGGCGTGCGCCAGGAAGAAGCCGGAGCCGGCGGCCGCCGGCCAGAAGACCGACTACATCCACGTCCGGGCCCGGCGCGGGCAGGCCACGGACAGCCACAGCCTCGCCGAACGG GTGAGGCGGGAGCGGATCAGCGAGCGGATGAGGTACCTGCAGGAGCTGGTGCCCGGCTGCGACAAGGTCACCGGCAAGGCCGGCATGCTCGACGAGATCATCAACTACGTCCAGTCCCTGCAGAAGCAGGTCGAG TTCCTGTCCATGAAGATCGCCGCCTCCAACCCGGTGGTGAACTTCAACATCGTCGACGACCTCTTCGGCGGCAGGCGGATGAACCAGGCGTGCGGCCCCGCGGCGGCCCTGCCCGCCATGACGCTGCCGATGCACCAGGGGCAGCTGGACCCGTCCTGCCTTCAGATGAGCAGCGCTACCATGCAGCAGATGCAACAGCCGGCTGCTGGGTTCGGGCTGGACATGCTCGTCAGCAGCTCATACCCGGCGGCGCAGAGCGCGCCCCCGGCGGCGGCTGCCACGCCGGTGTCGATGTCGGCGTCGGCCACCGCGTCCGTCGATTCATGCCTCGAC GTGAACGGAGCTGCTGCTTGGGACATTGCGTCTCAGCATTTGTTCAGTGGGTTCGACGCACAGTTTCAGTCAGTTCAAAGTGAGTAG